A window of Hevea brasiliensis isolate MT/VB/25A 57/8 chromosome 14, ASM3005281v1, whole genome shotgun sequence contains these coding sequences:
- the LOC131173275 gene encoding putative disease resistance protein RGA3 — MAEAFLSDLAIEIMTKLGSHTIQEIGLYWGFKDELHKLNRMVSTIKVVLLHAEELSSENRQVKEWLSMLKDAFYDADDLLDELSLKALQKQVMTGTRMAKEVRLFFSSSNPFAYGLKMAHKIKAIRERLDEIAENRKFFLEERHEERRIAANKGRDQTHSFPPEVVVGREHDKEAIIELLLKSNDEENVSIIPIIGIGGLGKTTLAQLVYNDEKVKGQFELKAWACVSDNFDVKLIVEKILESVSCQKPNSSEMDALKSLLHEKIIGKKYLIVLDDIWNEDSEKWNRLKDLLVGGARGSKIIITTRLRKVAELARPIAMYELQGLPKSESWSLFEKIAFKRGQVVSQSHEDIGREIVAKCLGVPLAIRTIGSLLYFKDSESEWLSFESKELSKVDQCESDILPTLKLSYNYLPSHLKQCFAYCALFPKDYKIDVDVLIHLWMAQGYVKSSDPSQCLIDVGLEYFGDLLWRSFFQEVEKDDLGNYRTCKMHDLMHDLAMSVVGEECTSSNFEVGYTNEKTRHISFKIDWLSHAEVILPSMLKANKVRTFLLTFGQRERKPQIKKLCNVMFTKLRCLRVLDLRGLEMKYVPPSVEKLKHLRYLDLSENPSIKTLPDSITKLQNLQILKLVECMAFEQLPKDMRRLVNLRCLDLRYCFWLTHMPRGIGQLSSLERLSRFVVAKDNTVCSGLGELQGLNNLRGELKIVNLRYVKNGTSEFKAANLKEKQHLQILELVWNEDGDDSEGANDVENDEMGLEALRPHQNLKELSLEFYRGVKFPSWISSLTNLMSICFCSCKSIKRLPPFDQLLSLKSLCISGLTNLEYIDTDGGSSSFFPSLTQLYLTNCPNLKGWLTCMRNDGTADLLRFPCLSFLYIHNCPNLTSMPLVPSLETLHFHGSSGKPLEHIIKMIISASQSSSFSSSSSSSSFPISQFKYLSIYEVEDLEFLPELLFNLASLQSLTIQNCQKITTLSRDENDKGMQWQGLQNLRSLYLWFNRNLVSLPKGLQYATTLHRLDIGDCPNLMSLPEWMDNLTELQFLWIRGCPQLSAKCEKNVGEDWPKVAHIPNISINGKVIQRSL, encoded by the exons ATGGCAGAAGCATTCCTCTCCGATCTTGCAATAGAAATAATGACAAAGTTGGGTTCCCATACTATCCAGGAGATTGGCCTGTACTGGGGCTTCAAAGACGAGCTTCACAAGCTCAACAGAATG GTATCCACCATCAAAGTTGTGCTTCTTCATGCAGAGGAGCTGTCATCGGAGAATCGTCAAGTCAAAGAGTGGCTTTCGATGCTCAAAGATGCATTTTATGATGCTGATGACTTGTTGGATGAGTTGTCACTCAAGGCTTTACAAAAACAAGTTATGACTGGCACAAGAATGGCCAAGGAGGTACGCCTTTTCTTTTCCAGCTCAAATCCATTTGCTTATGGTCTTAAAATGGCTCATAAGATTAAGGCAATCAGAGAAAGATTAGATGAGATAGCTGAAAATAGGAAGTTTTTCTTGGAGGAGCGCCATGAGGAGAGGCGTATTGCAGCTAATAAGGGCAGGGACCAAACTCACTCCTTTCCACCTGAAGTAGTTGTTGGCAGGGAACATGATAAGGAGGCAATTATAGAGCTTCTGTTGAAATCCAATGATGAAGAGAATGTGTCAATTATTCCCATAATTGGAATTGGTGGATTGGGAAAGACAACATTAGCCCAACTTGTGTATAATGATGAGAAAGTCAAAGGGCAATTTGAGCTAAAAGCATGGGCATGTGTctcagataattttgatgtaaaattAATAGTTGAAAAGATTTTAGAATCTGTGTCTTGTCAGAAACCTAATAGTAGCGAGATGGATGCATTGAAAAGTCTCCTTCATGAAAAAATTATTGGGAAGAAATACTTGATTGTGTTGGATGACATATGGAATGAGGATTCAGAAAAATGGAATCGCTTAAAGGACTTGCTAGTTGGTGGTGCAAGAGGAAGCAAAATAATAATAACCACGCGACTTAGAAAGGTTGCAGAGTTGGCTCGCCCCATTGCTATGTATGAATTACAAGGCTTGCCTAAATCTGAATCTTGGTCATTGTTTGAAAAAATAGCATTCAAGCGAGGACAAGTGGTAAGTCAAAGCCATGAAGATATAGGAAGGGAAATTGTAGCAAAGTGTTTGGGGGTTCCTTTGGCCATAAGAACAATAGGAAGTCTCTTGTACTTTAAGGATTCCGAATCTGAATGGTTATCCTTCGAAAGTAAAGAACTCTCAAAGGTAGATCAGTGTGAAAGTGATATTTTGCCTACTCTTAAATTGAGTTATAATTATTTACCTTCGCATTTGAAACAATGTTTTGCATATTGTGCGTTATTTCCAAAAGACTACAAAATTGATGTTGATGTGTTAATACATCTTTGGATGGCACAAGGTTATGTTAAGTCATCCGATCCGAGCCAATGTCTTATAGATGTTGGTCTTGAATATTTTGGTGATCTTCTTTGGAGGTCTTTCTTTCAAGAAGTTGAAAAAGATGACCTTGGTAATTATAGAACTTGTAAAATGCATGATTTGATGCACGACCTTGCAATGTCGGTTGTTGGAGAGGAGTGTACTTCATCAAATTTTGAGGTGGGATATACGAATGAGAAAACTCGTCATATATCATTTAAAATTGATTGGCTCTCACATGCAGAAGTAATTTTACCTTCCATGCTTAAGGCAAATAAGGTACGGACATTCCTTTTGACATTTGGCCAACGGGAACGAAAGCCTCAAATCAAAAAACTATGCAACGTGATGTTTACTAAATTGAGATGTTTAAGGGTGTTAGATCTACGAGGATTAGAAATGAAGTATGTGCCACCTTCAGTTGAGAAATTGAAGCATCTAAGGTATCTTGATCTTTCTGAGAATCCAAGTATCAAAACACTTCCTGATTCAATCACCAAACTACAAAACTTACAAATTCTGAAACTGGTAGAGTGCATGGCATTTGAACAATTGCCAAAAGACATGAGAAGGTTGGTCAATCTCAGGTGTCTTGACCTCAGATATTGTTTTTGGTTGACTCATATGCCACGTGGGATTGGACAATTGAGTTCACTGGAGAGATTATCAAGATTTGTGGTAGCCAAGGATAATACTGTGTGCAGTGGACTCGGTGAATTACAAGGATTGAACAACTTGAGAGGAGAGTTGAAGATTGTGAATTTGCGTTATGTGAAAAATGGTACATCTGAATTTAAGGCGGCCAATTTGAAAGAGAAGCAACATCTTCAGATCCTGGAATTAGTATGGAATGAAGACGGTGATGATAGTGAGGGTGCAAATGACGTTGAGAATGATGAAATGGGGTTGGAAGCGTTACGGCCCCACCAAAATTTGAAAGAGCTATCTTTGGAGTTCTACAGAGGAGTGAAGTTTCCCAGCTGGATTTCTTCCCTCACAAATTTGATGTCCATTTGTTTCTGCTCTTGCAAAAGCATAAAGCGTCTCCCACCATTTGATCAGCTTCTTTCTCTTAAATCGTTGTGCATTTCTGGATTAACTAATCTAGAGTATATAGATACTGATGGAGGATCTTCATCATTCTTTCCTTCCCTAACACAACTCTACCTCACAAACTGCCCTAATCTGAAGGGATGGTTGACATGCATGAGGAATGATGGAACGGCAGACCTCCTTAGATTTCCTTGTCTTTCCTTTTTGTATATCCATAATTGCCCTAACCTGACTTCCATGCCATTAGTTCCGTCTTTAGAAACGTTGCATTTTCATGGTAGCAGTGGGAAGCCATTAGAGCATATAATAAAGATGATTATTTCAGCATCACAGTCCagctccttctcctcctcatcctcttcttcttctttcccaaTCTCTCAATTTAAATATCTAAGCATTTATGAAGTTGAAGATTTAGAATTTCTGCCAGAGTTGCTGTTTAACCTCGCTTCTCTCCAAAGTCTGACTATTCAGAATTGCCAAAAAATAACAACTCTGTCACGTGATGAGAATGACAAAGGAATGCAATGGCAGGGCCTTCAAAACCTCCGTTCTCTATATCTTTGGTTTAATCGAAACTTGGTGTCTCTCCCAAAGGGACTTCAGTATGCTACCACTCTGCATCGTCTCGATATCGGTGATTGTCCTAATTTGATGTCTTTACCAGAGTGGATGGACAACCTTACTGAATTACAATTTTTGTGGATAAGGGGTTGTCCCCAACTATCAGCAAAATGTGAAAAGAATGTTGGGGAGGATTGGCCTAAGGTTGCTCACATCCCAAATATTTCTATCAATGGCAAAGTAATTCAACGGAGTCTTTGA
- the LOC131173278 gene encoding putative disease resistance protein RGA4, which yields MAEAFLSGLAKEIMTKLGSHTIQEIGLYWGFKDELHKLNRMVSTIKVVLLHAEELSSENRQVKEWLSMLKDAFYDADDLLDELSLKALQKQVMTGTRMAKEVRLFFSSSNPFAYGLKMAHKIKAIRERLDEIAENRKFFLEERHEERRIAANKGREQTHSFPPEVVVGREHDKEAIIELLLKSNDEENVSIIPIIGIGGLGKTTLAQLVYNDEKVKGQFELKAWACVSDNFDVKLIVEKILESVSRQKPNSSEMDALKSLLHEKIIGKKYLIVLDDIWNEDSEKWNRLKDLLVGGARGSKIIITTRLRKVAELARPIAMYELQGLPKSESWSLFEKIAFKRGQVVSQSHEDIGREIVAKCLGVPLAIRTIGSLLYFKDSESEWLSFESKELSKVDQCESDILPTLKLSYNYLPSHLKQCFAYCALFPKDYKIDVDVLIHLWMAQGYVKSSDPSQCLIDVGLEYFGDLLWRSFFQEVEKDDLGNYRTCKMHDLMHDLAMSVVGEECTSSNFEVGYTNEKTRHISFKIDWLSHAEVISPSMLKANKVRTFLFLRSSTSCGYEEETPQIKELCNAMSALSCLRVLDLHQLGIMSVPRSVEKLKHLRYLDLSENPSIKTLPDSITKLQNLQILKLIGCYGLIHLPKDTTRLVNLRCLDLRYCFGLTHMPRGIGQLSSLERLLRFVVAMDNTVCSGLGELQGLNNLRGELNIVNLRYVKNGTSEFKAANLKEKQHLQSLALKWNEDGDDIEGANDVENDEMGLEALRPHQNLKDLSLYSYRGVKFPGWISSLTNLMSIRFCSCKSIKRLPPFDQLLSLKSLCISGLTNLEYIDTDGGSSSFFPSLTQLYLFDCPNLKGWLTCLRNDGTADLPRFPCLSILYIDNCPNLTSMPLLPSLETLHFSGSGGKQLEHIIKMIISASQSSPSSSSSSSSFSFPISQFKDLTIEEVEDLEFLPELLFNLTSLQSLIVNSCTNITTLSRAENDKGTQWQALKNLRSLRLHNNLNLVSLPRGLRYATTLHVLEISDCRNLMSLPEGMDNLTALQFLYINRCPNLSEKFEKNGGENWPEVTHIPNISINDKVIRGNV from the exons ATGGCAGAAGCATTCCTCTCCGGTCTTGCAAAAGAAATAATGACAAAGTTGGGTTCCCATACTATCCAGGAGATTGGCCTGTACTGGGGCTTCAAAGACGAGCTTCACAAGCTCAACAGAATG gtaTCCACCATCAAAGTTGTGCTTCTTCATGCAGAGGAGCTGTCATCGGAGAATCGTCAAGTCAAAGAGTGGCTTTCGATGCTCAAAGATGCATTTTATGATGCTGATGACTTGTTGGATGAGTTATCACTCAAGGCTTTACAAAAACAAGTTATGACTGGCACAAGAATGGCCAAGGAGGTACGCCTTTTCTTTTCCAGCTCAAATCCATTTGCTTATGGTCTTAAAATGGCTCATAAGATTAAGGCAATCAGAGAAAGATTAGATGAGATAGCTGAAAATAGGAAGTTTTTCTTGGAGGAGCGCCATGAGGAGAGGCGTATTGCAGCTAATAAGGGCAGGGAACAAACTCACTCCTTTCCACCTGAAGTAGTTGTTGGCAGGGAACATGATAAGGAGGCAATTATAGAGCTTCTGTTGAAATCCAATGATGAAGAGAATGTGTCAATTATTCCCATAATTGGAATTGGTGGATTGGGAAAGACAACATTAGCCCAACTTGTGTATAATGATGAGAAAGTCAAAGGGCAATTTGAGCTAAAAGCATGGGCATGTGTctcagataattttgatgtaaaattAATAGTTGAAAAGATTTTAGAATCTGTGTCTCGTCAGAAACCTAATAGTAGCGAGATGGATGCATTGAAAAGTCTCCTTCATGAAAAAATTATTGGGAAGAAATACTTGATTGTGTTGGATGACATATGGAATGAGGATTCAGAAAAATGGAATCGCTTAAAGGACTTGCTAGTTGGTGGTGCAAGAGGAAGCAAAATAATAATAACCACGCGACTTAGAAAGGTTGCAGAGTTGGCTCGCCCCATTGCTATGTATGAATTACAAGGCTTGCCTAAATCTGAATCTTGGTCATTGTTTGAAAAAATAGCATTCAAGCGAGGACAAGTGGTAAGTCAAAGCCATGAAGATATAGGAAGGGAAATTGTAGCCAAGTGTTTGGGGGTTCCTTTGGCCATAAGAACAATAGGAAGTCTCTTGTACTTTAAGGATTCCGAATCTGAATGGTTATCCTTCGAAAGTAAAGAACTCTCAAAGGTAGATCAGTGTGAAAGTGATATTTTGCCTACTCTTAAGTTGAGTTATAATTATTTACCTTCGCATTTGAAACAATGTTTTGCATATTGTGCGTTATTTCCAAAAGACTACAAAATTGATGTTGATGTGTTAATACATCTTTGGATGGCACAAGGTTATGTTAAGTCATCGGATCCGAGCCAATGTCTTATAGATGTTGGTCTTGAATATTTTGGTGATCTTCTTTGGAGGTCTTTCTTTCAAGAAGTTGAAAAAGATGACCTTGGTAATTATAGAACTTGTAAAATGCATGATTTGATGCATGACCTTGCAATGTCGGTTGTTGGAGAGGAGTGTACTTCATCAAATTTTGAGGTGGGATATACGAATGAGAAAACTCGCCATATATCATTTAAAATTGATTGGCTCTCACATGCGGAAGTAATTTCACCTTCCATGCTTAAGGCAAACAAGGTGCGGACATTCCTTTTTTTACGTTCAAGTACGTCTTGTGGCTATGAGGAAGAAACGCCTCAAATCAAAGAACTATGCAACGCAATGTCTGCATTGAGCTGTTTAAGGGTGTTAGATCTACACCAATTAGGAATTATGTCTGTTCCACGTTCAGTTGAGAAATTGAAGCATCTAAGGTATCTTGATCTTTCTGAGAATCCAAGTATCAAAACACTTCCTGATTCAATCACCAAACTACAAAACTTACAAATTCTGAAACTGATAGGCTGTTACGGGCTTATACATTTACCAAAAGACACGACAAGGTTGGTCAATCTCAGGTGTCTTGACCTCAGATATTGTTTTGGGTTGACTCATATGCCACGTGGGATTGGACAATTGAGTTCACTGGAGAGATTATTAAGATTTGTGGTAGCCATGGATAATACTGTGTGCAGTGGACTCGGTGAATTACAAGGATTGAACAACTTGAGAGGAGAGTTGAATATTGTGAATTTGCGTTATGTGAAAAATGGTACATCTGAATTTAAGGCGGCCAATTTGAAAGAGAAGCAACATCTTCAGAGTTTGGCATTAAAATGGAATGAAGACGGTGATGATATTGAGGGTGCAAATGACGTTGAGAATGATGAAATGGGGTTGGAAGCATTACGGCCCCACCAAAATTTGAAGGACCTATCTTTGTACTCTTACAGAGGAGTGAAGTTTCCCGGCTGGATTTCTTCCCTCACAAATTTGATGTCCATTCGTTTCTGCTCTTGCAAAAGCATAAAGCGTCTCCCACCATTTGATCAGCTTCTTTCTCTTAAATCTTTGTGCATTTCTGGATTAACTAATCTAGAGTATATAGATACTGATGGAGGATCTTCATCATTCTTTCCTTCCCTAACACAACTCTACCTCTTCGACTGCCCTAATCTGAAGGGATGGTTGACATGCCTGAGGAATGATGGAACGGCAGACCTCCCTAGATTTCCTTGTCTTTCCATTTTGTATATCGATAATTGCCCTAACCTGACTTCCATGCCATTACTTCCGTCTTTAGAAACATTGCATTTTAGTGGTAGCGGTGGGAAGCAATTAGAGCATATAATAAAGATGATTATTTCAGCATCACAGTCCAgtccctcctcctcctcctcatcctcttctttttctttcccaaTCTCTCAATTTAAAGATCTAACCATTGAGGAAGTTGAGGATTTAGAATTTCTGCCAGAGTTGCTGTTTAACCTTACTTCTCTTCAAAGTCTGATTGTTAATAGTTGCACAAATATAACAACTCTGTCACGTGCTGAGAATGACAAAGGAACGCAATGGCAAGCCCTTAAAAACCTCCGTTCTCTAAGGCTTCATAATAACCTGAACTTGGTGTCTCTCCCAAGGGGACTTCGGTATGCtaccactctgcatgttctcgagATCAGCGATTGTCGTAATTTGATGTCTTTACCAGAGGGGATGGACAACCTTACTGCATTACAATTTTTGTATATCAACCGTTGTCCCAACCTATCAGAAAAATTTGAAAAGAACGGTGGGGAGAATTGGCCCGAGGTTACTCACATCCCAAATATTTCTATCAATGACAAAGTAATTCGAGGGAATGTTTGA